The nucleotide window GCATCGAGGCCCCAGAGCAGGCCGACGCAGAGGAAGAAAAGGAGCAGAGCCCGGGCCGCGCGTGTCATTGCAGGTATCAACAACTAGCCAGGACCATACGGCCACTGGACGAGCCGGCAAGATACGGGGTGGTGGGCGGTATTAGTGCGCTAGCGGGGCGGCTCGGGCACGGTTACGTCTAGCTCAAAGTCGCGGGAGGGTGGAGCTTCGTTGTCGGTAGTATTACGGTAGATAAACCGCACGGTGGTTTTGCCCGGGTTCAGGGCCTGAAACTGGAAAGCCACCTCCTGGGCACTGCCGGGCTTGGGCTTTTTCTTGCTCTTCTTGGGCTCTTCCTTTTGCTGGCCAACCAGCTGCACGATGTTGTTATCGGTAGGAATTACCTCCCAGGCGTATTCCGAGCCCACGGTTGTGCCGAGCTTGATGAGCAACTGGTCCCCTTTGTTAACCGTGACCCGGCCGTGGTTACCATATTCAGTGACGTTCACGTTTTTGGCCACTCCGGGCTTGTTTATCGTGACGTAGGTGTGGAAGTAGTTGCCCAGCGGGGAGTAGCCCGAGCCCGGCGTGGCCGAAATAAAGGTCAGGTCGAAGCCCCCGGGGCCGATGGCCTGCATGTGAATCTCGTGGGTGGCCGGAGCGCCAGGCACCCCACTGCTCAGGCCCGGTAGGGTGTGGCTATTCACCACAATAAGCTGCCCGGGGTAGGCCTGCACGAGTCGCCACCCGTAGCGGGGCTGGGCCGTGGGCAGGCGGATAACGAGCTGGTCGCCCACGTTGAGCTGGGTTTCCCGGCCGTTGTCGGCCGCGGTGAGCGTGGTAATGCCTGGGCTTGCAGGGAAGTATAGGCCAGCACGCCGATGAGCAGAAGTACCAAGCGAAGCAGAACAGCGTGGAGGCGGGCCCCGGTATAACGGCGGATGCGCATGAGAATAGCGGAAGGAGAGTAGCTGAACGTTACGGTAGTGGCTATAAACACCACCGCCGGCTGCAACTGCAACCGGCGGTGGTGTTGGTAGTGGGAATATGTACGGCTCCGCAGGCAAAAGGCTGCGGTTGAGCTACTCAGAAGCCCGGCGGCGCTACATGGCCGGCTGCTGGCGGGAGCGGCGCACGCGCAGCGTGTCGAAGCGTTGCATCAGCTCGTCGGTGCTGATAAACATGGCGGGGTTGGCATCGGCGTCGCGCAGGGAGTCGAGCAGAGCTTTGGCTTGGTCATACTGCTGTTGGTTGGTAAGGGCGTCGGCCCGGGCCAGGAGCTGCTGCCCGCGGGCGGCGGCTTCGGGGCTTTCTGCTTCCTGCAATAGGTGGCCGCGGCCGTCGGTGCGGAAGTAGAAGAAGTAGCCCATCCACAAAATCATGCCCACCAGCATGACCAGCGAAGAAATTAAAACGACGCGTAGGTTAACCATAGAAAGGAAGTTGTTAGAGAAGTTTTAGTAGCGCGAACTACACAGTTCGCGCTACGGATGACGTGTTACTTTACCCGCACCACGCCGGCTCCGTTGTAGCTGTGGTACTCGGCGTTGTACATGGCGTCGGCGCTGACCGGGCCCAGGCGGAAGGTGCCCTTGGACACGGCCCGGGCTACGTAATAGAACGCCTTGGGCGCCGTGCTGACGGTGGTGAACAGGTTGATCCGGTCGTCGCGCATATCCAGGTAGTCGGGCGTGGCCGCATCCGTGGCCCAGGCTATGTCGCGCACGGCCCCGATGCGCGGGTTCTCAATTTCCAGGCCGGCGGGCAGCAGGTCGGTAATGGCCACGTTGGGTACTTCGCCCGCCGCGTCGGCCGACTGAATCGTGATGCGCACCACCACCAAGTCATTCTGCCGGAAATTAGGCGTACCGACGGGTTTGCCGTTGCGGTCCAGGAACTCGCGGCGCACTTTGAGGAAGGAATCCTCCTGCCGCACGGTGTTCAGCGGCGACACGCCCTCGGTTTCCCAGAAGTAGTAGAGGCTGCCGGTGCCGGTGGTACGCAGCGCCACCTGGCGGTTGGCCACGTTGTTTACCGTCAAGTCGGTGCCCGTGAACTTGCCGATTTCCTTGGCATCGGCCAGCAGTGAAGCTGTAGCGGTGCTCTTGGCGTTCTGCCGGGCTACTTTGCCCAGGGCCAGCAGCGAAAACGCCCGTTCTTGGGTGTTCAGCCACGACGCCTGCTTAACCTGCCGGCTGAGCTGGCGGGTGAGCTTGGGCACCAGAGCATTGCCGGGGTCCACTTCGAGCAGGGAGTTGAGCACCAGGGCCTCGTCGCGAATGGGGGAGTAGAACGAGCCGTCGAAGGCGCGGTGGGCGGCAGTTTCGGTGAAGGTGGTGGGCAGCAGGTCGCGGTAGGCTTTCTGGTTGCCGCCCACGGCCTGGGCCGCCGCCAGCAGGAAGCGCGAGTCCTGGGCCAGCAGCTGCCGGTTCGACTTGTAGTAGTTGAAGGCCACGGCATCCTGACGGCCGGCCAACGCCAGCACGTAGATGCTGTAGGGAATTTCCTTTTTGGCAATGACCTTGCGGCGGGCAATGGTGCTCACGTCGAAGTAGTCGTACTCCTCGGTTTCGCGCTTGCGGGTGCGTGCCTGCAGGTATTGCAGCACCTTGTCGAGGTGGCCCTTGTTCACCTCGAAGCCGGCGCGCTGGGCTTCGAGCAGGAAGTGGGCGGCGTAGGTGGTGGCCCACCAGTTGTCGTAGTCGCCGCCGGGCCAGTAGCTCAGGCTGCCGTTGTAGAGCTGCTGGGACTCGATTTTGCGGATGGCTTCCTGCACGTTGTAGTTCGGGTTGAAGCGCGTACCCTTGGCCTGTTTGCCGGTTTTCTGGCTGAGCGTGGCCGTCAAGTCAGCGTAGTAGAGCTGGGGGAAGGCCGCCGACACGGTTTGCTCCAGGCAGCCGTAGGGGTACTGCAGCAGGTAGCGCAAATCCTTGGCAAACTCCGTCATCGGCGAGCGGCTCACCACCAGTTGGCTGCGCAGGGTGGAGGGAATAAAAGCCGTTTTCAGGTTCAACGCCTGGTTGCTACCACCTTTTACTACCCCCGAGCCGGATACCTTTTCCAGCGGGGAAGCCGGCCGCACGGGGATTTCAACAACCTCGGTGAACTGCTCCTTGCTGCCGTCAGCACTGACCGTAATTTTAACTGAGGCATTACCAATAATACTGGTAGCGGGAACCGTCTGAGGACTGCGGCCGGCAAAAAGCCTGAAGCGAATCTGCGTTTCCTTGTTGGCTGGCAACGACGCAAAACGCGCTTCATTCGTCATGGCGTCACCGGTTTGGATTGATTGAACCGGACCAGTTGTGGTAATACTAACGGAAGCTTTTGCTGCCTTCCCCGTCGTATTCGTCAGCGTTACCGGTACGTCAATCGTGTCGCCGGGGCTGAGGAAGCGTGGGAGGCTGGTGCTGATAACCACCGGGTCGGCGATGCGCATGGTTTGCTCGGCCGAGCCGAAAGCGTCGCCCTTGTAGGCCACGGCCATGACGCGCACGGCCCCACTGAACTGCGGGATGCGCACTTTGTAGCGCACTTTGCCGTTAGCATCGGCCCGCAGCACCCCGCTCCACTTGGCCAGCAGCTTCACCCGGCGCGAGGGCACGGGCGTGGTGCGGCGGGAGAGGTCGGCCCCGTCGCCGCCGGAGGAGCTGGTGCCCAGCTCGGGCAGTAGGAAGGGGTATACGTCGTAGGCATTCACCTCCAGGGCGCGCTTTTGGTAGAAGTAGCCGTAGGGGTCGGGTGTGCGGTAGTCCTTCATTTGCAGAATGCCCTCATCGACCACGGCAAAGGTGACGGCCGCGCCGGGCGCGGTGCTGGCCTCAATGGTCTGCCAGGTCTGGGAGCGGCTCTGGGCGGCCACGGTCAAAGCCACGGGCAGCTTGGCGCCGGGCTTTTCCACCGTCAGCGGCACGAAGCCCCGGGCCACGGTGAGCGGCAGGCGGTTGTCGGTGATTTCGCGGATGGCGGTGGCCGTCACGTAGATGTTGGGCACGTGGTTGCCCCGAATCGGAATGCTCACCCGCGCCGACTTCTCATCGGTGTTCACGTAGAAATGGTCGAGCACTTTGTCGCGCTCCACAGTGATGAGCACCCGGCCGGCGAAGGGCGTTTTGAGCAGGAGCTTGGCCGTTTCGCCGGGCTGGTATTTCTCCTTGTCGGCTTCAATCGTGACCTCACCTTCATTATTAACTTCAAAGGAATTGCTCTGGGTGTCGCCGTAGCCGTAGGCGTAGAAGCTGCTGGCCACGTAGGTAGCCGCGCCCGGCCGGGCAATGCGCACCTCGTACTCGCCCGAGGAAGCCGGGGTGAAGTCGAGCGTGGTTTCGGAGCTGATGCTGCGGTTCTGGGTCAGGATGGCCTGCTCGCGCTTCTGGGAGGTGTAGCGGTACCGGCCACCTTGCCGCTCAATGACGGTTTCCCACAGCAGGCGCACCACTTTGATCTGGGCGTCGGCGCGGGTGGGCTGCCCTTTGGGCGTGAGGGCCACGAAGCGCATCGTCAGCGGCTGCTGGGTACTGACCAGCTCGGGCACGTCCTGCACCCCGAACATCACGCTCTGGGTTTGCACTTCGAAGGTAGCCAGGCGGTTTACGGGCCGGCCGCTTTCGTCAAACACCGTGGTAAAGGCCGCGCCTTCCAGAGTACCCAGGTCTTCGTAGCCGGGAATTTCGTAGGACGCCGTGCCTTTGCCGCTGGCGTCGGTGGTTCCTTCCCGGGTGGTTTTCTCGAACCGGTCGGAAATTGAGGAGCTTTCCTCGCTGTAGCTGCGGGGCTGGTTCTGGCCCGAGTTGATGCTGAACGTGTAGCCAGGGTAGTTCTTGGGCGTAAAGGGCTTTTCCTTGAGCGAGAACTCCACCTCAAACTTGCGGTCAGAAGCGGGCGGGCCAAACAGGTTCAGGGCCGTGATATTGGCATTTACCGTCTGGCCGGGGCCCACCACAGTCGGCGCGGCTTTCACCGTCACCTTGAGGCGGTCAGGAATAAACTCTTCCACCGAAATCTGGCGCGAGGAAAGCAGCACGTCGTTGCCGGTCAGCACTTCCAGGGTGTAGAGGCCGGTCATGATGCCGGCGGGCAGAATAAAGCGCGACTCGAAGGAGCCGTCGGCGGATAGTTTCTTGCGCAGGCTGGCGTATTCCTTGCCCGTAGGCAGCAGCAGGCGGATTTTCACCGGCAGGTTGGCCGGCGGGGCCTGCCAGCCTTCGGTGCGAATCACGGTGTTGGTTTGAATCGTGTCGCCGGGGCGGTATAGGTCCCGGTCGCCGTAGAGGAAGGCCTGGTAGCGGGCCGCATTGCTTTGCAGGCCGCCCACGTCGAAGCGCGAGGTCTCGACCCGGCTCGTGGGCAGGTTGAGGAAGGTGAAGTCCGACTCGCGCTGAGCCGTAACCATCGTCAGGCGGAAGCGGCTGGTAGCGGCAGTGCTGTCGAACACGGCCACGCCGGCGCTGTTAGTAGTAGCGCTGCTGATGACCTGATTGTTGGAGCTCACGAAGCGCACATTCACGCCGCTGAGCGCCGTAGCATTGCGGATGGAGTTGGCGAATACTAGCGTGCGGCCGGCTTTACCCTGCTTTATAATCAGGCCAATATCCGACACCGATACCAGCTTGCTCACCTGAAGCCACTGCCGCTCCGTGTCCTGAATCTTAACCACGTAGAGGCCCTTCATGGGGCCGGTAAACTCCAGGTCCTTGAAACTCAGATTCAGTAGGCGCAGGCCGTTTTCCTTGGGCAGGCCGGCCACGGTGTAGGTGCGCTCGGTCAGCACGTTGCCCAGCTGCTCCACGTCGTAGTAGTTGTACGATTTGTCTTCGTACTCGCCCCCGTCGCCTTCTTCCCCGCCGCCTTCCTCGTCGTAGTCGTAGCCGTACTGCTTGCCGCCGCGCAAGAGCTGCTGAATATTGTTGGCGTACACCTTGGCAATGGTGACCTGCACCTTCTCGATTTCGGCAATGCGCACGCCCAGGTTGCGGGTGCCCAGCGCGTCGAGGTACATGGCCTTGTCGCCGTTGGCAAAGCTCAGGCTGGGCCGCTCATCCACGAAGGCGGCCGTTTGAGTGAAAGGCTCAGCCAGCTGCCCGCCCAGTGAACCCCGCAGGCCGCTGCGCAAGCTGATCTGGTAGGTTTTGTCTACATCAAAGCCGCCTTTCAGGGTAAAGCCGCTTTCTAGGGCTTCCACGGAGTAGTCCACGGCCGGTTCCACAGTGAGCAGGGCGGGGATTTCCGTGGCCGACACGGGCTGGTTGGTCAGTACCGTAATCACCGGGTCGCCCTCCACGATGGAGGCTACTACTTCGCGCACGAGCAGGGTTTGCTGGTCGGGCACGGCTACCTGTGCCGTCAGGGGCTGGGTCGTGGCCCGGTCTGAGCCCACGGGATGCAGGCCCGGGGCCAGCTCCAGCGTCACGGGGGAGCCTGGGCGCACGTCCTGGGTCAGGGCCACGCCCACGATGCTGTCGGCCTCCGCCGATACGACCTCAAAGGCTACGGGCTTGCCGTCCTGCGTGATTTTGAGCAACGGCTGAATGTCACTAGGCTTCACGGCATAGTTGAAAAGCAGGTTGGCGCGCATCTCGGCCGTGCCCGCCACCCGCCGGCTCTGGCTCCAGAACAGCTGAGGCTCGTGCATCTGCAGGCCGGGGGTGTGAAACTTGGTTTTGCTCAGGGGGGGCTCCTTCTTAAGCTTTAGTGCTTCCAAGGCCACCGGCTTCCACTGGACTTCGAAGGCCGTAGCGGGCCGGAAAGGCTCGGAAGGGGAGAAGGTTAATTCCCGGTCACTGGTCCACTTAAACTTGCCGCGCACGGCGGGCTCAAACTGCACGTATTGCAGCGTGTCCCAGCGGCTCACGCGGCCTTCGCCCAGGGGCTCATCGAAGGTGAAAACGATATTTTGGTAAGGACTTATTTCCTCGCCCTCGGGCTGGAATCACTGTTGGAGCCCGACTTGGAGCAGGCGCATAGCACTATCAGCCACACCAGCGGTAGCAGGCGGGATAAGCGGGGGATAAGCATAAGGATAGGGAGAAGAAAATGGACGCGGGAAGGTATATAAAAAGGTCGATATACGGTTGAGGTAATGACAGGAATCGGGAGGGAATTGCTTTTTAGGAAAAAAGTACGGCCTGCTTGCCAATGGTTGTGCTAGCCCATGCTCGCAGAGAAGACTCTAAGCCGGGAACGAGTTGCTAACCGGATAAGTGTATTTGCTAACTCTATATAGTATATATTATAAATATGGTATAGCAGAGAAATGGTAGTTTGAATGCAATAGTTGTTGAAAATAATAGAGAACATTATGAAGTTAATTGAAGGGCAGGGTAATGTAATTTAGAGAATACTATATAAATTAGGGCTTGTGCTTTTACCTATCCTTCTCCCTTAACCCCATTTTACATGAGAAAAGCTTTACTCATGACACCCCTATTTGCTGTGACGATGCTACAACAAGTAGCGGCACAGAATAGGAGTATTTCAGGCCAGGTAGTTGATCAGTCGGGCAATGGCCTGCCCGGGGCTACTGTTATTGTAAAGGGTACTACCACGGGCGTCTCCACCAACTCGGATGGTACGTTCACAATGAGTGTACCGGAAAGCGGTGCCACCCTGGTGGTTAGCTCGGTAGGCTTCTTGCCTCGGGAACAGGCCGTTGGGAGTGAGGCCCGGATAAATGTGCGCTTGGCCGAAGACACCAAGCAGCTTAGCGAAGTAGTTGTTGTGGGATATGGCACGCAGTCCCGCCGCGACCTGACGGGCTCCGTGGCTTCCATCAGCGGCAAGGAAATAGCTGCGGCCCCGGTGCAGAGCTTCGACCAGGCCTTGCAGGGTCGGGCGTCGGGCGTAAATATCACCACGCCCAACGGGGTACTCAACAACCCGCCCGTTATCCGAATCCGGGGCGTCAACTCGGTCACGCTGAGCTCGGCTCCGCTGATTGTAATCGACGGCATTCCGGCCTTCTCCGGCAACAGCTCGGCCGTGGGCAGCGTGCCCAACAACCCGCTGAGTAACCTTAACCCGGCCGATATCGAAAGCATGGAAGTGCTGAAAGACGCCTCGGCCGGTGCTATCTACGGCTCCCGGGCTGCCGGCGGCGTTATTCTGGTGACCACCAAAAAAGGCCGCAAAGGGCAGAGCCGGGTTTCGCTCGACTCCTGGGCCGGCTGGTCGAAGCCGGTACGGCTCTATGAGCTGCTCAACGCGGCTGATTACATGGAAATCAAGAACGAAGCCGTTCGAAACCTGAATGCCAACCGCCGGGCCCTGGGCGCGGTTGCTACCAACATCGAAGGCTTTAAGCCCAGCTTCGACGCCGACGGCAACCCCGTGGATACCCGCTGGTACGACTACATCTACCGTACGGGCTTCTCAACCGCTAATACCGTCAACTTCTCGGGCGGCACCGAGAAGACCAACTTCTACGCCTCGGTGGGTTATTCCAACCAGAAGGGGATGCTGGATAAAAACGAGTTTAAACGCGCCTCCGCCCGCGTCAACCTCGACCACAAAGTTTACAAGAGCTTCACCATTGGTACCCGCATCGGCTACTCCAACACCCGCAACCAGGCGCCCAACTCCGGTTCGGTAGCCGACGGTGCTTTCGGCACGGGTGGCCTGGGCCGCCTGCCCCTGGTGCTGCCCCCAACATTGCCCCGCGCAACCCGGATGGTACCTACAACATCAACCCTTCCGGCAACGGCGTTGGCTCGGGTGCCAACATCAACCCGGGCAGCTACACGGTGGCCAACCCCAACGGCTCACCGCTGTACCCCGGCTACTACAACCCGCTGGTAGAGTTGGAGAACAACTACTTCCAGTCGGATGGCAATGAGGTGCAGGGCAGCGTGTATGCCAACTGGGAAGTGCTGAAAGGACTTAACCTGCGCACCTCGTTTGGCATCAACAACATTTCCTTCGAGGACAAAGCCTTTTACACCTCGATTTCGGGTGACGGCTACTCGGCCGTTGCCGGGGCCGGGGGCCAGGCCCTCAACTACTTCCGGACCAACAAGCGCTGGAACTGGCAGAATACGGCTCAGTATGACCGCAGCTTCGGCGAGAAGCACAACTTCTCGCTGCTCGTAGGCAATGAGCAGCAGCGCACCACCATCGACCGGTGGGGGGCCAGCCGCACGGGCGTCGCCGATATCTTCTTCGATACTTTCCAAGGCAACTTCACCAACGTAGCCGTAGCCGGCAACTATCAGGGCGAAAACTACCTGCTCTCGTACTTCGGCCGTCTGAACTACGACTTTGCCAAAAAGTACCTGGTAACCGTGAACGTGCGCCGTGACGGCTACTCGGCCTGGGCAAAGAACAATAAGTGGGGCAACTTCTACGGGGCGTCGCTGGGCTACATTCTCTCGGAAGAAGGCTTCTGGAAAAACACGTCCTTTCTGGCTCCAATCAGCTTCTTTAAGCTGACGGGTAGCATGGGCAACGTGGGCAACAACCAGGGCATCGACGACTTTGCTTCTCAGCAGCTCTATGCCTCGGGCCTGTATGGCAGCGCGGCTACCATTTACTACACCAAGGCCGGTAACCCGGCCCTGACCTGGGAGAAAAGCCAGAAAACGGACGTTGCTCTGGCATTCGGATTACTCGATAACCGCATTGAGGGCGACGTTTCGTACTACAAAAACCTGGTGGATGGTCTGATTCTGGAAGTGCCCCAGGCCCCGTCCAAAGGCATTCCCGGCCCCGACGCCGTCGGTACCTACGACAACGCCAACCGCATTCTGTCGAACGTTGGCTCGATGCAGAACACGGGTATTGAAGTAAACCTGCGCGTGAATGCCATTCAGAAAACCAACTTTAGCTGGACGGTGAGCGGTAACCTGACCACGTTGAAAAACCGGGTGCTCAGCCTGGCTTTCGAAGGGCAGAGCATTGCCACCGCCACTTCCGGCCTCGAAACGGTGAACTTCACGGAAGCGGGCCGCTCCATTGGCGAAATCAAGGTGGTGGAATCGTTGGGCGTAAACCCGGCCAACGGCCAGCGCATGATCCGCAAAAAGGATGGCACCATCGTGCAGTACAACCACCAGGGCACAACCGGCACGGGCTGGACTACGCTGGACGGGAAGAACACGACTGCCCCCACCCAGCAGGTAGACGGCATATTCTTCGGCCCCACGCTGCCTACCTGGTACGGCGGCTTCGACAACAACTTCCGCTACAGAGGCTTCGACCTGGGGATATTTGTGCAGTTCTCGGGCGGTAACTACATCTACAACGGTACCAAATCCGGCCTGCACGACCAGCGCTTCTGGAACAACGACGTGGATATCAAAGACCGCTGGACGGAAACCAATACTAATGCCGAATGGCCCCGCGTGGTGTACGGCGACAACGTATCCAACGGCTCGGCCCTGGTAATGTCGTCGAACGTGGAAAAAGGTGACTTTGCCCGTTTGCGCAACGTGTCGTTGGGGTACTCCCTGAACTCAAGCCTGCTGACCCGGGCCAGCATTTCCAGTGCCCGCGTGTATGTGCAGGTACAAAACGCGGCTTTGCTAACCCGCTACAAGGGCATCGACCCCGAAATCTCTACCAACAGCGGCACGGGGCAAAGCTCCAACAGCGGTGCCGGCGTCGACCGCAACTCGGTGGGCCAGGCCCGCACGTTCACGGTTGGTTTCAACATTGGCTTCTAACGGCAGCGTTTTATGAATACCCTAGTAAAGAAGAAACTTACCATTGCAGTGTGCTCCACCTTTCTGGCGTTGGGCACATTCTCCTGCCAGGAAGAGCTGCTGGACCCGATTCCGAGAACTCAGTTTTCCGATGCCGTTGTGTTTGACACGCCGACCCGCGTCGACCTGCAAGCCAATGCCATGTATTCCTTTGTGAAAGCCGGCACCTTTCTGGGCGGCCGCTACCAGGTGTACGGCGACATTCGGGCCGACGACTTCATCAACCGCAATACGAACGGGGTAACCGGCCTGAGCGTGTGGAACCACACGCTGACCCCCACCTCGGCCAACGACGTGGTGACCCTCTGGAACGCCGGCTACGCGGCCATCAACCAGATCAACGTGTTTCTGGCGGGCCTCGAAGCCAACAAAGCCAAGTTTGTGGCGCCCGTGTTCAAAGCCGATTACGCCACCACCACGGCCGTGTACTACCAGGGCGAAGCCAAGCTGCTGCGCGCCCTGAGCTACTACTCGCTGCTGCAGCTCTACGCCCGGCCCTACGCCGATGGCAAAGGCAGCAAGCCTGGCCTGCCCCTACGCCTGCGGGCAGAGAAAGACGACACCGGCAATGATTTGGCCCGCAGCAGCGTAGCCGATGTATACAAGCAGATTCTGCTCGACCTAGACGACGCTGAGAAGCTGCTGCCCCTGACGCAGACGCCGGCTGGCCTGAACAACTCCCGGGCCCACCGCAACACGGCTATTGCCCTCAAAACCCGCGTGTACCTGTCGATGGGCGATTACGCTAACGTCGTAAAGGAGGCCGATAAGATTGTGTCGGCTACGGCCCCGTTCAAATCGACTACCGGGGTGGCCCACGCCCTGCTGCCAAACGTTGCTTCTGTGTTTACGCCTGGTACCACCGAGTCGGGGGAAAGCATTCTGGCGTTTCCCTTCACGGCCCAGAACGCGCCCGGCACCCAGAATCAGTTGGGCTACTACTTCTCGCCCGGCACCCTGGGGGGCAACGGTGAGTTTAGCCTGAACACGGCCCCCGGCAGCATCTATGCTAATACCACTGCCTGGGCTGCCAACGATGCGCGCCGCACGAGCCTCGTCACGAAAGCCGGCAACGACTTCTACGTGACCAAGTACCCCACGCCCACGCCCTTCACCGACCGCGCCCCGGTAATCCGCTACGCGGAGGTGCTGCTGAGCCTGGCTGAAGCGCGCGTGCGCACTGCTGGTCCCGGCGATGCCCAGGCCCTGGCCCTGCTCAACGCCGTGCGGGGTCGTTCCAACCCGGCGGGCGTGTACACGGGCTTTAGCTCTGCCGATGAGTTTGTCAACGCCATTCTGCTGGAGCGCCGCATCGAGTTTCTGGCCGAGGGCCTGCGCAACATTGATATCATGCGCTTCAATGCTACGATTCCGGGCAAAGGCACCATCAGTGAGGTGCCCAACACCAGTCCGCTCTACATCTGGCCTATTCCGCAGAGTGAGCTGCTGGGCAATAAGCTGATGACGGAAAACAACTAACGCGGTTCGTACCGACACTCACAAAAAGGCTTCCCACAGTTTGTGGGAAGCCTTTTTTGTTGTTCTGAATGTAAGGCAGAGAGAAAAGTTGCTTTCTGACACAATAGAGGCAGCCGTTACGGCCCCGCAAGCGGATAGCCTGTTTGCGCTGACTAAAGCAGCAATTGAGTCGGTACAGCTATCCAATATTGACACAGTGTATGCTGAACCAAAAATCATACACTTCGAACCGACGATGTAAGCGCCTGGGTCCGGTTCCGGCGAGACCAAGATGTGCAGGTAGGGCTTGGGCCATTACATTACTCGGGCAATAGACGGCAAGCAGCGCGGTTCAATGCCTTGTACCAGTACTTTGCTAGCCTCTTTCCCAAGCAGGAGTAGAGTCAGATTGAACCGTCGGGTGGACGACCAGCCAAACAGACTTTAAAGGCGGTCATGCTGAGCTTGTCGAAGCATCTCTACCGCAGTGGTATTGATTACTCTGGCAACGAAGCGGTAGAGATGCTTCGACAAGCTCAGCATGACGTTCTGATTAACAATCAACACATCCTGGCAACTGAATAGCGTCAGCGCACAAAAAAAGGCGGAGCCTGCGCCCCGCCTTTTTCATTAAACCAATTACCCGCGTTTACTGCGGCAAGGTCAGCAAATAGCCGATGGTGAAGTTGGCATCCCAGTCGAAGACGAACTGCTTGCAGCCGGTAGCTTCGGCAATGGACTTGTAGATGTTCAGGCCGGCTTTCGACTTGGCGTTGTCGAGCTGGTAGGCGTCGGCGGCTTGCAGCACGGTGTAGCGCTCCTTGCCGTTGCGCACCTTTTTAGCCATTTCAAACGGCACGCCGCCGATGATAAAGCAGGTCTGGCGCAGGTTCTGGGGCACCTGCTCGGCTTTGGCTTTCACGTCGGTGGCTACGGTAGCGTCGGCTACATTGTCCTGGAAGTATTTGGCCCCGTAGGTTTCCACCGACTTAGGCGCGCCGCCGCTCATCCACGTAATCTTGGTGTTGCCCGAGCCGATGTCCGTCACGAACGACTTGTCGGCAAACGAAGCCGGCAGCACCGAGCGTAAGCCCAGCACGCCTTCTTTCTCCGGCGTTACGGTGTTGACCACGTAGTTCAAATCCTTCAGGGCCTTGATAATCTTGGCCGTGCCCGAGGCCTTAATAGCGCCGGAGCTGACCACGAAGTGAATGTCGCGGCCGCTCACGCCGTAGTCCAGCATCTGGCCAATGTAGGACTTGAGGCCCTTGCGCACGTCGTCGTCCGACGACATGTTTTCCATCACCAGGCTGTTGCCGAACTCGGCTTTTTCCAGCTTCCA belongs to Hymenobacter cellulosilyticus and includes:
- a CDS encoding protease inhibitor I42 family protein, which produces MGDQLVIRLPTAQPRYGWRLVQAYPGQLIVVNSHTLPGLSSGVPGAPATHEIHMQAIGPGGFDLTFISATPGSGYSPLGNYFHTYVTINKPGVAKNVNVTEYGNHGRVTVNKGDQLLIKLGTTVGSEYAWEVIPTDNNIVQLVGQQKEEPKKSKKKPKPGSAQEVAFQFQALNPGKTTVRFIYRNTTDNEAPPSRDFELDVTVPEPPR
- a CDS encoding alpha-2-macroglobulin family protein; translated protein: MSRWDTLQYVQFEPAVRGKFKWTSDRELTFSPSEPFRPATAFEVQWKPVALEALKLKKEPPLSKTKFHTPGLQMHEPQLFWSQSRRVAGTAEMRANLLFNYAVKPSDIQPLLKITQDGKPVAFEVVSAEADSIVGVALTQDVRPGSPVTLELAPGLHPVGSDRATTQPLTAQVAVPDQQTLLVREVVASIVEGDPVITVLTNQPVSATEIPALLTVEPAVDYSVEALESGFTLKGGFDVDKTYQISLRSGLRGSLGGQLAEPFTQTAAFVDERPSLSFANGDKAMYLDALGTRNLGVRIAEIEKVQVTIAKVYANNIQQLLRGGKQYGYDYDEEGGGEEGDGGEYEDKSYNYYDVEQLGNVLTERTYTVAGLPKENGLRLLNLSFKDLEFTGPMKGLYVVKIQDTERQWLQVSKLVSVSDIGLIIKQGKAGRTLVFANSIRNATALSGVNVRFVSSNNQVISSATTNSAGVAVFDSTAATSRFRLTMVTAQRESDFTFLNLPTSRVETSRFDVGGLQSNAARYQAFLYGDRDLYRPGDTIQTNTVIRTEGWQAPPANLPVKIRLLLPTGKEYASLRKKLSADGSFESRFILPAGIMTGLYTLEVLTGNDVLLSSRQISVEEFIPDRLKVTVKAAPTVVGPGQTVNANITALNLFGPPASDRKFEVEFSLKEKPFTPKNYPGYTFSINSGQNQPRSYSEESSSISDRFEKTTREGTTDASGKGTASYEIPGYEDLGTLEGAAFTTVFDESGRPVNRLATFEVQTQSVMFGVQDVPELVSTQQPLTMRFVALTPKGQPTRADAQIKVVRLLWETVIERQGGRYRYTSQKREQAILTQNRSISSETTLDFTPASSGEYEVRIARPGAATYVASSFYAYGYGDTQSNSFEVNNEGEVTIEADKEKYQPGETAKLLLKTPFAGRVLITVERDKVLDHFYVNTDEKSARVSIPIRGNHVPNIYVTATAIREITDNRLPLTVARGFVPLTVEKPGAKLPVALTVAAQSRSQTWQTIEASTAPGAAVTFAVVDEGILQMKDYRTPDPYGYFYQKRALEVNAYDVYPFLLPELGTSSSGGDGADLSRRTTPVPSRRVKLLAKWSGVLRADANGKVRYKVRIPQFSGAVRVMAVAYKGDAFGSAEQTMRIADPVVISTSLPRFLSPGDTIDVPVTLTNTTGKAAKASVSITTTGPVQSIQTGDAMTNEARFASLPANKETQIRFRLFAGRSPQTVPATSIIGNASVKITVSADGSKEQFTEVVEIPVRPASPLEKVSGSGVVKGGSNQALNLKTAFIPSTLRSQLVVSRSPMTEFAKDLRYLLQYPYGCLEQTVSAAFPQLYYADLTATLSQKTGKQAKGTRFNPNYNVQEAIRKIESQQLYNGSLSYWPGGDYDNWWATTYAAHFLLEAQRAGFEVNKGHLDKVLQYLQARTRKRETEEYDYFDVSTIARRKVIAKKEIPYSIYVLALAGRQDAVAFNYYKSNRQLLAQDSRFLLAAAQAVGGNQKAYRDLLPTTFTETAAHRAFDGSFYSPIRDEALVLNSLLEVDPGNALVPKLTRQLSRQVKQASWLNTQERAFSLLALGKVARQNAKSTATASLLADAKEIGKFTGTDLTVNNVANRQVALRTTGTGSLYYFWETEGVSPLNTVRQEDSFLKVRREFLDRNGKPVGTPNFRQNDLVVVRITIQSADAAGEVPNVAITDLLPAGLEIENPRIGAVRDIAWATDAATPDYLDMRDDRINLFTTVSTAPKAFYYVARAVSKGTFRLGPVSADAMYNAEYHSYNGAGVVRVK
- a CDS encoding SusC/RagA family TonB-linked outer membrane protein, producing the protein MTPLFAVTMLQQVAAQNRSISGQVVDQSGNGLPGATVIVKGTTTGVSTNSDGTFTMSVPESGATLVVSSVGFLPREQAVGSEARINVRLAEDTKQLSEVVVVGYGTQSRRDLTGSVASISGKEIAAAPVQSFDQALQGRASGVNITTPNGVLNNPPVIRIRGVNSVTLSSAPLIVIDGIPAFSGNSSAVGSVPNNPLSNLNPADIESMEVLKDASAGAIYGSRAAGGVILVTTKKGRKGQSRVSLDSWAGWSKPVRLYELLNAADYMEIKNEAVRNLNANRRALGAVATNIEGFKPSFDADGNPVDTRWYDYIYRTGFSTANTVNFSGGTEKTNFYASVGYSNQKGMLDKNEFKRASARVNLDHKVYKSFTIGTRIGYSNTRNQAPNSGSVADGAFGTGGLGRLPLVLPPTLPRATRMVPTTSTLPATALARVPTSTRAATRWPTPTAHRCTPATTTRW